The DNA window agatgtgataaaaataatcttactgattgttttattttgtagtTTACATATTGTGGCTCTTTTATTATGGAAATATgacattttacaatattgtaagatatatatcttgtatgaacaaaaaattaagcaggataagagatattaaatgCGTTTTATTATTGCGTTTAACGCACATTATAACTTCCGTCTCATCGGAGCACCGGATTGAATAAAGCTAGATTAAATGAATCTCGTCTAGTTAAAAAGCGTTCACACACGTCTATTTATAGCCGGTGATCATAATATTACGTATGGAAAATGCGCGGGAATCTTTGCACTTGTAGTTTCTTGACTAGAAATCCATCTCATAAATTGTCCCTGAAAATCAAAAATGCTCAATGTTGATAGGAAATGAATGGAATTTAATGTTACCATTCAATGacattagattaaataatcaatatactGATGGCAAATATTGACAAGAAATCTTCTCAGATGAagcttaatatatttcatgaattttaaattattgtaaaattttataatttgctattatttatagaaatggaTACGAATTTTTGTGTCGGAACTATGTTTATGAGCGGCAAGCACGATAGCTGCTTCTTTAAAACGCGCAGAAACATTCGAGGCTTCCGTAACCTGTCGTTAACCTACTTAGGACTGTTCCAGTACACGCACTGTTCGttttaatttgtttcataGTCATTCCAAGACCAACGAACTGATTCTCTAGATTAGAACGCAGAATTTATGTCGCAATTGCATCCATAATAACTTGCGAGTAAAGAGCGCTGCCGCCACTTGTACAAATGTCAAAACATGCTACgattaagaaaatgaaattttttttgtaaaattcaaaataaaatataaatatgaaatcgatgagtaatacaaaaattattacaactgCAGATTACAACTAAAGATTCatgattttttaacaataccTATAGATAGATTCTTCGATATATGAAAAGTCAGCAGATAATGATTTCAATCTTGGATTTGCAGCCAATGTAAGAAGATTCTCTCTAATAAGAGTAAAGTCGTTTCTTCGACGAAAATTCGCACACGTTACTTTACTCTTTTGCGATTGCTGACCAGGCCAAATTTGCGAGACGGAAGATGCTGATCGATCGAACGAAGAGAAGGTAGACATTTAATTACGAGTCGGCGTAGGAGGAGAGATGCGCGCTGAAAGAATAGGCGAGATAGTTTAGTCGTGATCTATACATATAACCAACTATATCTCTTACATGTAATGACGACAATTACGACGGCGACGTAATCAATCCGGAATGACACAGAGGGATATATGTACGAAGATAAATCACGCCTGCTAAACGGCCGTCCAACTATGCGATCCCCTTTTCGCAGCTCTTCTTATTGCATGTAATCCTTGAATGAAGAGTGCTACAtagaaataagaagaaaattttttgggaGTATTGTCGAGTAAAAAAACTCGACCaacaagattaaatatatcgcgTTGAAAGAAATGCATTGTcaatatttcagaatattgccttttttaatctttatttttactgtTTAAAGTATTAACTaccataatcttttttatacatggcaggaattttttacgaaagaaatggaattttattaattataccgaaattctaaaaataaaagatgctaACTTTATACAGATTAACTTTCCATGAAAGCCGTAGTATAGTTAGTGGTACATGACAAGGCAGTTagttataatgtaattaatatatcaccaGCACTCTTGGTGAAAATCGATTGTCACAATATGTTCATACACATGTATACGAATCGGAATATTCACACACATGCATACAGCTGTACACATCTTGAATATTCCGAATTCATTGCATTTGGATCGGATAGATTGTTACATCAATATACTTGAAACGCATCACGTAATTATATAGGCGCGTGTTTTACCTTGACATAAATTCACAACTTGTATATCTATCCGCTTTCATTCATGAATAAATGTCATCTCTAGCGTACGAGGAAACTTTCCAATCAAATAAATGTCTCGATCCTTCTTTCCTCATGCAATGGATATTTGATACGTcgaagtaattttattaccaCATACATATTCTAGATTAAACTtgttttttcgtttttatatcACCGCAAACGCTGCGAAAAGCATCGCGTGCTGTGGAATATTAATTGCGACCTACTATCTTTCTTTTCGCTGAGCTGAATTTGCCATTTAATCCACAAGAGAGTTTTTCCAATatgatatctaataataaaggCATCTGACAGCGGTAAATTCTCGTCGAAGAACGAGTAGGAAGATCACGTTTCGTTAgatcttttatcaattttacaatttttgtaattgtatccttattttatctaaacatgcttgaaattatattttcaacaaatctTTTCATTGGTTCCTCTTGAATAGATTattaggaatatatatttgcatattataagaGAAAGTAAGGTTTATACAAGCTTTACGAAGGTCCACGTACATATTCGGTATACATCTGATAATTTACTTCCGTGGCATGTCTGACAACACCACAGGTCAAGGTATAAATATGGTACAATGATTTCATTATCGCACGTTAAGCATCGATGTGACGTCGATTTATTACATCCGCACGGGTTGCCTTTGATGTCCCGCACGCGCGTGCAGGTGCGATCGTCTTCCTGTCCCATTATATTTAGCCGATTTGTGCACATAACAACCTCGCTCAGTCAACCGAAGTATTGTTACAGCTTTTGTATAAGTCTGTTacgaaaacaattaataattaattatatttgatcatgattaattatataattaattatattttgaaatattttgtttctgtttttataaaacagaatttcagataaaatttcagatatataattagcagataatttttttttatccttgtaatgaagattataaatatgaactaatgaaatatatatatagcacagAATTCTGacagttaatttatttgaaacattttgtttttaatcttgattgcaatagtagaataaatttaatcacctttgctaattatatatttgaaatttatcgaaatagctttatattaaattaacgaaaTATGCTCGTTCTTCGTCCGATTGtgtttattcataaatatttataaatagccTTATCcgcgcataatttttttctttagcatCTCAAGCGCACGCAGAATGGACGCATCACGATGGAAATAGGCGATCAGTTAGCATAGTAGACGACCCCAGGTCGTCCTGATTGATCGGCAACCGCTCCCGAGTAAGACTGACCCGATTGCTCGTTCGCGATGGCAACTATGGCGTCGACAGAGAAAATGGACATAGAAAAGGATTTGCCGAAGAAGAAACTCATCAACACGAATCTGATATCGCTCAAATGTCTTCTGTTCGTCTTTTTTGGTGGTAGATATCGCAAAAACAATCGCTTTAGTTTTTAGTTTGATCGACAATTCGGACGACTTCTAACGATCCGCGATTATCCTTTTTCAGGCATTGGCTGTCTCTTCCCATTTCTTCCACTGCACATGACGAAGGTGGGattaaacattgaaaatatcaGGTTCGTGTCGATGGTCTCGCCGGCAGTGGCGATACTGGGGCCGTTGATAGCAGGACCGATCGCTGACAAACTCGCCGGCCGTCAGAGTAACAATGACAAATCGTCGACGGGTCGTTACCTTCGCGTAATGATCGCCGTCGCCTGTATCTTCTCGGCACTCTTCTACTCGCTATTGTTGTTAGTGCCCTCCGTGGACCGTACTCTGCCATCGGGCGGCGAGGGTCCGGGCCTCAAGTTCAACTGCGATCGGCGGGGAGCGATGGTGCGTGGCTAAATGATTAAACCGATagataaagaataaagagaattgagagaaaatgatatacgttaaaagaatattttaattgtatatattaaattaaaatgaaaatctgtggataaaaaaaatgcggagaaaatatatttgaattttataattaaaattttctttttctttttctctctaattgtgaataatattaaattgtaataaatgtaataattaaatgtacatcCTCTCTTTAGGTTCGGCAAGAAAGGTGCGAGGACCGTTTTGGCTGTCATCGTTGGATCGACGACGACAGCGGTGTGGGCATCATGCTACTGAGAGATTGCAATTATGTTTGCTATCCGACTGGCTGGCGACGATGGCACTCAGAACTCGCTTCCGATACAACAACCTTCCGAAGTGCCGTCGATCCTGAGGTTGATTTCTTCGATGGCAGCGGCGACACCACGGTCGCGCCGCTATATAGCGAACTCTTCGCGTCGGTAATGCTATATGATTACAAAAAATGCAGCATCTCGACTATGTTACAGGACAAATGtatcgcgataaaacaaattaaaattataaattataacattattattatatatataaattatgaaaagtctaattttatatagaacttttaatcttttaactgGAAATATCATTTACATGTATCCAGTAAGGAgtgaattttctctcttttgcagcaaaaaaataaaatttaaaacagataATCATGATTACCGCGTATGTAAatctatatgtacataattgtaattttcacaGGAGGATCGCgaagaaacgaaaaaaacTCGTCGCTATGTCACGTCTGAGAATGAGCCGCCGCATCTGTGCTACGAGGATGAAGATGACAATATTGTTTGTCATGTTTATACAGAATACTCCGGCGTTTTGCCGGTAAACGGTACTCTTGGACAGGCATTGAATCCCGAAAATGAAGAGGAATGGTGCGCATATCCTATGGCTGAATACTTCGCCTGTCGCATACCGCCCGAATTGGAAGTCAGAATGGCTGAGTTCAATCAGAGTTGCTCCATTGAATGCGATCTGGTCAATCCGTATATTCTTCCAGGTAATAATTTACGtgcaattaattgaaaatttaattctatcttgattttttattcaaaattaagtatgagcaattacaattaaaaacgcAGTCCTAAAAAATTGACTCTGAAGATTCCTGTAATAATTCatgttttaatacttttatatagcATTAATGAACGAAACTCGACAGAAAAAATCTGGAAAGAACATAAACATTGCATATCACCACCTTCATTCATTTGATAATTCTATTTTCCACACTAACagcaaaaagaaatagaaaatttttcctaTTATACCGGCAATATATCATTTCAGGCAGCGTACTGGCGGAAAGCCAGTGTCAACGTACTGGAGATTGGGCAGAAGCAGCGTTTTGGATGTATTTATTCGTACGCTCGATCGCAGATATCTTTCCGACGACTGCCGTGGCTCTAATCGACGCGGCGATAGTGATCGCGACGAGAGAGACGTCATGCGGTCGCGGCGACGTAGGACGTCAATTAGCTTTCGGTTCTCTCGGTTTCGCTCTACTAGGACCGCTGACTGGCTATTTGAGTACTCTAACGAATGATATTGGACCGGCCTATTGGCTCCCGCTCGTTCTGCACGCCGTGCTCATGATCCTCACGGCTGTCATCGCTCTGTCGGCGAACGGCATGCCACTCAGTCCACCTGAATGGTGGTGGCACACGAGAAGCGGCATGCTGGCTCTGCCAATGAGTGCTATCAAGAGGTACGGCAGCGAAACTGCCGCCCTGGTTTTCATCCTGTTAGTCATGGGGACCTTTTGGAGCGCAATGGACAGCTACTTGCCTTTGTAAGAGTCTATTAAGATAAagttattagataaaataatttaattgttgaaCCACGATTCGAGatattagaaatttcttttctttgttacACAGGCATCTGCAAAAACTAGGAGGCGATGAACTTTCCATTGGTGTCGCTATGACTGTCGGAGCAATTCCGGCATTCCTGTTTCTCTGGAAATCGGAACATCTTGTGGACTATTGTGGACACAGTAATCTTCTCATCACTGCCTTTACGGTGTACATAATCAGGTAGGTAAGTTTTTCTAGTCTGATAAgcggataataaaatatcgtatatCTAGTTAAAGAAAGATctctttttgttaaattttcatgtttgtttaaaaaatttgatataattaaccAATAGGTTCACCGTATTGAGTCTCGTGTCGGAGCCTTGGTGGTCTCTAATCACGGAGGCTTTAGAAGTATTCACCTTAGGAATAATGTGGGTTACTGCCATTCTCTATCTGAGACATTTGGTACCGCGTCATTTGACTGTGACTGCCCAAGCGCTGCCTGTGATAGCTCACTTTTGCGTCGGTATGTCGCCGTTTAACGTACATTTGAATGGTCGATAGATCTGAATTATATTGACCTTTCTACGCAGGCCGATGCCTCGGAGCCGTCGTCGGTGCTTACATCAATTTTGGTGACGAGGACATCGTAGAATCATTGAGATTTGTGTATCGTTGTATGGCGATAGCGGCTGCCGTCGTTGCCGGTCTATATTTCATCTTGTATCATGGTCTACTGAAGCCGAGATGTCATGCACACATCATTCAAGGCCCCCGTCAGCCTCCCACGATTGTGCAAGGTAAGCGatattacacacataatgtCCAATTCATCGCACTTTGTCTAACGTATGCatcgcaattttaattttgcaagctGCCATAAAAGACTATGAATTGAGTAAGTGATCAAACACGATCGAGATTTTCGATTTCGTGttcttcaaaatatatgttatgtgtGTTATCTCTAAtaacgtttcttttttaaaacgtGGAAATCTTCAAAACTGTCTTCTCTGATTTTGACGATCCGTCACGATCGGAAAGAAAGACTAGTTCTGCAAATTTCTGCGGAATACTCTTCCTTCTCTGCATGGATCATGGAGAACTATGTCTGTCAGTTGTTTCCGCAAATTCGCGCTATATTTCTAATCTTCATCgtttccataattttttttataattttctaaatacagCGATGAACGGAAATGGGAATTACATGCCACTGAGGGTGTATCATAACGGAATGGGCAAAAAAGGTCAATTTCGATACTAAGAAGTGATCTATGAGGATGAAGAATTTTAGGAATGACGCTGCAACTCATGAACTTCAAGAGTGACGAATTGCCGATGACATGTgctctcatatatattttcgttgcattgcatttatcattaatttgtaaacTCTAAATCGACtacattatcatttttctctacttcttaatgttatttatatgaaaaccaTTATATTATAAGGATCATTGCTCAAGTACTTTCTATGAGCTATATCATCagtttttacatttctaattataaaagtataagtatatataataacaaacttttttgcgtattgcaataataaaaggcGAAATAGAACTTCACTTTATGTGCAAACGTCCAAAAAAAGCAACAAGTgtctataatactttttcagttttttatactgtaaattcattttttgtaCCATCACTATGTTCATAAAACTATCAAGATACGAATAGATGAAAAACTTTCTATAATGAAAAACCATTACAGCAAGACTTACATACATCTTTACATGTGACATAAATCGAATAGATATCGATATGCTAAAGGTAAAACGTCTACTTGACCAATGTTATGTTTTTGTGagttgatatatatgtatacaagaaaaatgaaataaaaaatatggaaagaaTAATGATCGccataattcttattttaaaaacacaatTACACCTTGCACTGactattcaaatttatttagatggAGCTGGACagattttgaacaaaattttattttgtttatcaaaatgtttacaaccaaaagaaaatatgttttttgatCTAGTTATAAggcgctctctctctcacccCCTCTCTCGTCCCTCCCCCTTTTACATTATACTATTAaatccaaaataatttttaatttatgtattatatataaaacaatttatttgtttcgtACACTTAttctctcaaaatttgcgtacatatatgtatgcatggcTCACAAATACAGGCAAATGTATTTGTGTACATCTAcgaatagatataatatatacgtatacgtaCTCAcacattatatactatatgtatatacatacaaatgcaTCGTTCAACGATTTACTCATcacgcaataatataataataatcttcccCTCAAAAGCGTAACATCTTACATGTCCTTTATAAAGAATGACAGGTTCTTATGTGTacaaatgtatgtaaattgtATATCACATtgtaacacaaatatatttcaaaaatatataaattaaaatgcgcACATATTTTGccgttttaatgataaaagaaaacaagagTAGAAAAATGCCTTTTCTTTccaataaacattatattttatacattatttcggACTTTATACCATTTGCAGAGTACATAAACTGAAACAATAAATTCTCTTCCATGTATCGAATATCTTTCGCGATACGATATTCACATGTGAACAAAAAATTcagcatttaatttataataataaaataaaattatatcattaattatcatcaGAAGAATAAtacgtgaaataaatttttaatcagtcTATAGGATAAAAAAGACGccacacatttaatttaagatttcattaatgaaaccatcttttttttcagaatataagATTTCAGATATCAAAGGATgtgaatataacatataactatatatatatatatatatatatatatatataaatatatataacatgttatatttaatttctacaatGTTTCAACTTTTCCGCTCTAATTGTAAGAtcaaaatcttgaaattaGAACTTCGTTTTTGAGATAAcatatgaaattattgtaaatatatttctttgttcaATAGAAATTGCATTGTgatcaagatttattattattattattattattattattattattattattattattattatttcaaagaattCGGGACGAATAgagatttgtaaaaataatatagtacgataatatatacatcaaataAGCAATCAGTTATACATACAActgtaagaaaaattgtatattgataGTAGATAGAGAGCTTTAGTATAGAGAGCTTATTTCCTAAAACATATGCCAAAAAGTTAACTTTTCGTAAAAAGTTTatggtatacatatatttaacatatccaGGGGAatacattcttaaaaaaaaataccaaatagatttaatttcttctgGAAACAAGctctttatttgatattattcctATATTAGATATCTCTTTACAATttaggaataaaatattatatacaacttTTATACAACGTAAAGTATTGTATTTCTGACACAATTAAATGtgttcaaaaaatgaaaaaaatggaaatgaaAAAACGCAGTTTCATGAATTGTAAATTCATCAGAGTTTGATGTAAAACTGCACATTAATGAACAATACCTCTCATTAATCATCGATAATAGTACAATCGTCTTCATTTCCCTTTGAAGTAGATGCTTccatatttactatattactAACACTTATGCTTGATTTTGCGTCATTATTTGACATTGATGTCGTTTCTTTGTCTGTTGTATTTTCGTGagttttttgtaatttctcaTCAAGTAATATCATTTCTTGTATTCTGATATCTTTTGTTTCTTGGGTCCTATTATCAGAATCCATTTCattgagaattttttgatcatcattattaattgcgCTTTTCAATGTATCAGTTATATCGTTCATTGCTATAACATGATCATTCAAATCATTTTTCCCACTTCTTTCTTGTTCACAGATTTTCGATTCATCAGTAGACATGACATCAGGTGAATCAGTATTTTGAagtaaatgtgaaataaatggTGAATTTGTTTCTATCAACTCTTGAAACGGTATTTCATCTAAGTCTGCTGAACTTTTTACATCCTCTATTTGAATGCCATGATCCTCAATGtgctgcaaataaaaaataaattgctccTCATATTTGCCAAAGTTTTTGTCTGGTGTTGTTGGCATTTGTTTCAAGATATTATTGTCTGTTTTTGAATCATCATTGGATTTTGTCAACATAGAATAAGAAATACATTTCTCATAATCTCTTGGGATGTTGTACACCTGAGTCGCTTTGTCTGTAGATAAGTGAATATTATCATTACCAGTGCCACGATGTATAActgtttttttagaaaataacaaGTTTTCAACAATATTGCAACTTTTAACAAGATCGGATGGTTTCTTAATTCGATTTTCCAATCCTTCGTAATCGGATTCGGTATCAGAATCGTTAACACAAGTCATATCTAAAGgaatttctacattttcttGGGACGTTAATTCGTTTTCATCGATCGAAGATGGCATTTGCGTTTCAGTTTTTCGAGATCTCCTCCATCCATTGTATTCACGTACTATCCTATCGTTGATATCCGCCAATTGAAGGACTGTGCTGCGCATATTCCGACAGAACCGCCTAATCCTCTCTTGCGCTGCTAATTCAACGTCCTGGATCGCGttatttaaatcgaaaaaacAATACACTTTTTCCTTTATGTCACTTAAAAGTTTATCGAGTTCTTGACTATGCGGTAACATTATCTCGCTAAAGGTAGTGACATTCTTCGTCAAAGTCGTGCACATTTCTCGCAGAGGCTGCTCCTCTTTTATACTATCATCATCGCTATTCTCCCAAGTGAGAGCAACAGGTACCACCTTGTTAAAGGAAGTATCTACATCTATGTCGTCGTCCCCGTTGATCGTCGAATTATTTTGCTGTTCAACAACCTTTGGCTCGTCGTCAGAATCGCTATCGAGATCAATTATGTTGGGAGTCAGTGTTAAATCTTTTCTTGGTTTTGGAAGAAGAAAGAGTGATCTACCACGCTTGTCTGTCGAGTTGGGTATAGATACCATTGTATTTTGTGGAGATTGGAATGACTGCGGCTGCTGATACGAAGTTGATGACTGTATTGACGACGGCGTCTGATACGAAGTTGACGATTGTATTGGTTGTGATGGCGTTTGATACGAAGTTGACGACTGTATTAGCGGCGGCGGCAGCGATGGTGCCGGAAGAATCTTCCGATTCCGAGAATTCCCTGTTCGAATATAAGTATTGGATCCTGCGCTGTTCATAAAGGTCGTACGGTATAAGGAAGGCTGCTGCAGTACATTAGAATCGTATCTCGATGGTAACGAAGTATTTGAATTTATCACACTAGACGATGGAAGAACGATACCCTCTGATGAACTGATGATTGAGCTTTCACGATTCGTCATAGATTGCGATGGGCCGGTCAAGAACGAAGATGGACGAGGTCTAATAGGTATCGGCATAGACTGTATTTTCGTAATGATCGGTTTAACTTTGCCATTTGGATTGATTCTAACTGGCAATTTgatgttttttaattgtttacgtTGTACAGTGTGTATCGATAATCCGTTAGTTTCATGTTCAAGTACATCATCTTCCTCCTCGGAATTGGATTCTAGTCTTCGTCGTTTACGTCTTCTCCTACGCGAACAACACGGTGATTCATCCAAATTCATCTTTCTTTCGATTTCCGCAGCACTCAGTTTCTTGTCATTTTTTAGTATcctaaatatatcaaaaatattttgatttgtactataaaaaatgacataacttgacaaaaattaatatatttctgctATTGTATTCATGTAACCTTCCAATACCTTGTCATTGTCTGTACATGTTCAAGTAGAGCCCAGCATACAGCTCTCGCGCTATACAAATCGCTCGGATTGCATACAAAACATTTCCATTTTTCGTCTgcttcaattttctttcttaccaaagatgtaaaatttctttttatacatttataacagAATGTATTGCTGCAGTATGAGCAGCAATATAAATTGCCACCGTTTGCACACCATCTACAGAACATATCCGTAGCATCATCACCTGAGAATGtaacaaaaacataaattagcATATATGAAAGCATATATCTTTGAATGAAGATAAATAGTGAAcgtagtataaaaattttataaaatacaaaataattattacattacccTGTTCAAAGGTACCATCC is part of the Cataglyphis hispanica isolate Lineage 1 chromosome 1, ULB_Chis1_1.0, whole genome shotgun sequence genome and encodes:
- the LOC126854934 gene encoding uncharacterized protein LOC126854934 isoform X1; translated protein: MATMASTEKMDIEKDLPKKKLINTNLISLKCLLFVFFGGIGCLFPFLPLHMTKVGLNIENIRFVSMVSPAVAILGPLIAGPIADKLAGRQSNNDKSSTGRYLRVMIAVACIFSALFYSLLLLVPSVDRTLPSGGEGPGLKFNCDRRGAMVRQERCEDRFGCHRWIDDDSGVGIMLLRDCNYVCYPTGWRRWHSELASDTTTFRSAVDPEVDFFDGSGDTTVAPLYSELFASEDREETKKTRRYVTSENEPPHLCYEDEDDNIVCHVYTEYSGVLPVNGTLGQALNPENEEEWCAYPMAEYFACRIPPELEVRMAEFNQSCSIECDLVNPYILPGSVLAESQCQRTGDWAEAAFWMYLFVRSIADIFPTTAVALIDAAIVIATRETSCGRGDVGRQLAFGSLGFALLGPLTGYLSTLTNDIGPAYWLPLVLHAVLMILTAVIALSANGMPLSPPEWWWHTRSGMLALPMSAIKRYGSETAALVFILLVMGTFWSAMDSYLPLHLQKLGGDELSIGVAMTVGAIPAFLFLWKSEHLVDYCGHSNLLITAFTVYIIRFTVLSLVSEPWWSLITEALEVFTLGIMWVTAILYLRHLVPRHLTVTAQALPVIAHFCVGRCLGAVVGAYINFGDEDIVESLRFVYRCMAIAAAVVAGLYFILYHGLLKPRCHAHIIQGPRQPPTIVQAMNGNGNYMPLRVYHNGMGKKGQFRY
- the LOC126854934 gene encoding uncharacterized protein LOC126854934 isoform X2 — its product is MATMASTEKMDIEKDLPKKKLINTNLISLKCLLFVFFGGIGCLFPFLPLHMTKVGLNIENIRFVSMVSPAVAILGPLIAGPIADKLAGRQSNNDKSSTGRYLRVMIAVACIFSALFYSLLLLVPSVDRTLPSGGEGPGLKFNCDRRGAMVRQERCEDRFGCHRWIDDDSGVGIMLLRDCNYVCYPTGWRRWHSELASDTTTFRSAVDPEVDFFDGSGDTTVAPLYSELFASEDREETKKTRRYVTSENEPPHLCYEDEDDNIVCHVYTEYSGVLPVNGTLGQALNPENEEEWCAYPMAEYFACRIPPELEVRMAEFNQSCSIECDLVNPYILPGSVLAESQCQRTGDWAEAAFWMYLFVRSIADIFPTTAVALIDAAIVIATRETSCGRGDVGRQLAFGSLGFALLGPLTGYLSTLTNDIGPAYWLPLVLHAVLMILTAVIALSANGMPLSPPEWWWHTRSGMLALPMSAIKRYGSETAALVFILLVMGTFWSAMDSYLPLHLQKLGGDELSIGVAMTVGAIPAFLFLWKSEHLVDYCGHSNLLITAFTVYIIRFTVLSLVSEPWWSLITEALEVFTLGIMWVTAILYLRHLVPRHLTVTAQALPVIAHFCVGRCLGAVVGAYINFGDEDIVESLRFVYRCMAIAAAVVAGLYFILYHGLLKPRCHAHIIQGPRQPPTIVQAAIKDYELSK
- the LOC126853321 gene encoding uncharacterized protein LOC126853321, whose product is MDISSMLEVQVKEEADIKENVTPGRDQASNTTSTDSRSTSQEESNFYKLMFGNDIASVRFRRLHCTACDMHIGSAPAQIDNMFEHPVLRTLLCANCREFYGDGTFEQGDDATDMFCRWCANGGNLYCCSYCSNTFCYKCIKRNFTSLVRKKIEADEKWKCFVCNPSDLYSARAVCWALLEHVQTMTRILKNDKKLSAAEIERKMNLDESPCCSRRRRRKRRRLESNSEEEDDVLEHETNGLSIHTVQRKQLKNIKLPVRINPNGKVKPIITKIQSMPIPIRPRPSSFLTGPSQSMTNRESSIISSSEGIVLPSSSVINSNTSLPSRYDSNVLQQPSLYRTTFMNSAGSNTYIRTGNSRNRKILPAPSLPPPLIQSSTSYQTPSQPIQSSTSYQTPSSIQSSTSYQQPQSFQSPQNTMVSIPNSTDKRGRSLFLLPKPRKDLTLTPNIIDLDSDSDDEPKVVEQQNNSTINGDDDIDVDTSFNKVVPVALTWENSDDDSIKEEQPLREMCTTLTKNVTTFSEIMLPHSQELDKLLSDIKEKVYCFFDLNNAIQDVELAAQERIRRFCRNMRSTVLQLADINDRIVREYNGWRRSRKTETQMPSSIDENELTSQENVEIPLDMTCVNDSDTESDYEGLENRIKKPSDLVKSCNIVENLLFSKKTVIHRGTGNDNIHLSTDKATQVYNIPRDYEKCISYSMLTKSNDDSKTDNNILKQMPTTPDKNFGKYEEQFIFYLQHIEDHGIQIEDVKSSADLDEIPFQELIETNSPFISHLLQNTDSPDVMSTDESKICEQERSGKNDLNDHVIAMNDITDTLKSAINNDDQKILNEMDSDNRTQETKDIRIQEMILLDEKLQKTHENTTDKETTSMSNNDAKSSISVSNIVNMEASTSKGNEDDCTIIDD